The Terriglobus tenax genome contains a region encoding:
- a CDS encoding YdeI/OmpD-associated family protein: protein MATAKNKPRSFKATLEHLQGNLGWVVVYLPFDPAKAWSERRRLRVRGDVNGFAFRSSLFPKTGGGGFFLLVNKTMQKGAKATVGSVVTVTMEPDLEERDFGVPASLAPYLKKDRALKKFYDEFSDSTKHDIARTFAEVKSPETLKKRTEQMVERMMLAMEGERDTPPILLMLFRENPMAEKGWKQMTPVQRRGHLLGIFYYQTPESREKRARKVVDEALKVAEKKG from the coding sequence ATGGCGACTGCGAAGAACAAACCGAGGAGCTTCAAGGCGACGCTCGAACACCTGCAGGGAAACCTGGGGTGGGTGGTGGTGTATCTTCCGTTTGATCCGGCGAAGGCGTGGAGCGAGCGCAGGCGGCTGAGGGTGCGGGGCGATGTGAATGGCTTCGCCTTTCGCAGCTCGTTGTTTCCGAAGACGGGTGGCGGCGGGTTCTTTCTGCTGGTGAACAAGACGATGCAGAAGGGCGCGAAGGCCACGGTGGGCTCCGTGGTGACCGTCACGATGGAGCCTGACCTGGAAGAGCGCGATTTCGGCGTGCCGGCCTCGCTGGCTCCGTATCTGAAGAAAGATCGCGCGCTGAAGAAGTTCTATGACGAGTTCTCTGACTCGACGAAGCATGACATTGCGCGCACGTTCGCCGAGGTGAAGTCGCCGGAGACGCTGAAGAAGCGTACGGAGCAGATGGTAGAGCGCATGATGCTGGCCATGGAGGGCGAGCGCGATACGCCGCCGATCCTGCTGATGCTGTTCCGTGAGAATCCGATGGCAGAGAAGGGATGGAAGCAGATGACGCCGGTGCAGAGGCGCGGGCATCTGCTGGGCATCTTCTATTACCAGACGCCGGAGAGCCGCGAGAAGCGGGCGCGTAAGGTGGTGGACGAGGCGTTGAAGGTGGCGGAGAAGAAGGGGTAA
- a CDS encoding DUF3050 domain-containing protein: MSTLTVDLAMEPLAQLQQRIQPLHDELAQHPLFSSFRTMEDLYRFMQTHVYAVWDFMSLLKALQRGLTCVDVPWLPSADPVARHLVNQIVLGEESDMYAHQHVSHFELYLLAMRSAGAPTESIDRFVEELRGGSHVRPALITANAPLGAATFVRHTFSLIEQGDLHIIAAAFTFGREDLIPDMFQGFLDRLAPELQPKLETFLWYLNRHIEVDGGEHGPMALKMVSNLCGNDPVKWQQATEAAETALRARLALWNSLL; this comes from the coding sequence GTGAGCACTTTGACCGTAGACCTGGCCATGGAGCCGTTGGCGCAGCTTCAGCAGCGGATTCAGCCGCTGCATGATGAGTTGGCGCAGCACCCCTTGTTTTCTTCCTTCCGCACGATGGAGGACCTGTACCGCTTCATGCAGACGCATGTGTATGCGGTGTGGGATTTCATGTCGTTGCTGAAGGCGTTGCAGCGCGGCCTGACCTGCGTGGATGTGCCGTGGCTGCCTTCGGCGGATCCGGTGGCGCGTCACCTGGTGAACCAGATTGTGCTGGGGGAAGAGAGCGATATGTATGCGCACCAGCATGTGTCGCACTTTGAGCTGTATCTGCTGGCCATGCGTTCGGCGGGTGCGCCGACGGAGTCGATCGATCGCTTTGTAGAAGAGCTGCGTGGTGGCAGCCATGTGCGGCCGGCGTTGATTACAGCCAATGCGCCGCTGGGCGCGGCCACCTTTGTGCGTCATACCTTTTCGCTGATTGAGCAGGGCGATCTGCACATCATCGCGGCGGCGTTTACCTTTGGCCGTGAAGACCTGATTCCGGATATGTTCCAGGGATTTCTGGACAGGCTTGCGCCGGAGTTACAGCCGAAGCTTGAGACCTTCCTGTGGTATCTGAACCGCCATATTGAGGTGGATGGCGGGGAGCATGGTCCGATGGCGCTGAAGATGGTGTCGAACCTGTGCGGCAACGATCCGGTGAAGTGGCAGCAGGCGACAGAGGCGGCGGAGACGGCGCTGCGGGCGCGGCTGGCGTTGTGGAACTCGCTGTTGTAG
- a CDS encoding gamma carbonic anhydrase family protein has product MIRSYQGKTPLIGQGCYIDQSAQVIGDVVLGDQCSVWMNAVIRGDVNAIRIAAKSNIQDCAVLHGMRYVHPVHIGEMVTIGHSAIAHGCTIGDAVLVGMHATILNGAKIGEGSIIAAGALIPEGMIVPPRSLVAGLPGKIRRQLDDSDREKILMYANNYLDYTKIYLEEVG; this is encoded by the coding sequence ATGATTCGCTCCTACCAGGGCAAGACGCCCCTCATTGGCCAGGGCTGCTACATTGACCAGTCCGCACAGGTCATCGGCGATGTCGTCCTCGGCGACCAGTGCTCCGTCTGGATGAACGCCGTCATCCGCGGCGACGTCAACGCCATCCGCATCGCGGCCAAAAGCAATATCCAGGACTGCGCCGTGCTCCACGGCATGCGCTACGTTCACCCGGTCCACATCGGTGAAATGGTCACCATCGGCCACTCCGCCATTGCGCATGGGTGCACCATCGGCGACGCCGTCCTGGTCGGCATGCACGCCACCATCCTGAACGGAGCGAAGATCGGGGAAGGCTCCATCATCGCCGCAGGCGCTCTCATCCCCGAGGGCATGATCGTCCCACCGCGCTCCCTCGTCGCCGGCCTGCCCGGAAAAATCCGCCGCCAGCTCGACGACTCCGACCGCGAAAAAATCCTGATGTACGCCAATAACTACCTGGACTACACAAAGATCTACCTGGAAGAGGTTGGATAG